The Ricinus communis isolate WT05 ecotype wild-type chromosome 8, ASM1957865v1, whole genome shotgun sequence sequence ATGGCATTATGATTTAATATGGTGCTTCTCTTTTAGACGACTCAGACAGACATGTGGGAAAATGACTTCAATTGTTTATTTTCATATGGCTGTGGTATCGTTATAAAAACCTGATGTGAAAACTGACAAGATTCAAGTAAGATTGGCTTTTTGCaagctattttttttttttttaaagaaaaaataataagagcaCTCTGATTAGTAGCATCAACTAGTTTGGCTCTTGTGAAGTGAAATTAATGGaaacattttaaaaagttttaaatttatatttcatccTCATTCACAAGTTTAATAATTGCAAacgagaaataaaaaaaagttgttCTTGATTTTATCTTCAAAATTCTAAGGTTAATGATACAATTTGATTGTAGTTAATAATGGATGAGCCTGGTTTGGAAATGGATATAGTTTCTACATCattcacaagaattcaagtggttagttataatattttttaatttatttttgaaaatctcCTTCATTCTCAACATTATTGGTCTATCTTTCAGCATATGAATGAATAATATTCTTTGGGTTTATTAAGATTCAACAGGTGAAAATATCAATAAGCAAAGTTGATTAAAAAGATAGAAAGACAGTATGTTAGCAaaagtattaataaaagaaataagctaATTAGTTTTAGCTATAGTAaaagctaaattaaattttttttttatgttatgacaattagtatttattgtgaaatttaaaaaataatattttttagaaaagagaAGGCGATCAGTGATAGTAATTTCTACTGAGCGTGACTATgagtttttttatgtttttcttcgTTGCGGATATTCGTAAGTTATACTTAGCTTGGATGGTGATCATTGTAATACTAATTTCAGAGCCAAATTGAAAATTCAACTAAAATGTAAACTTAAACACTCTTGAGAAAATGTCCTCAGTCCTTCCAAGATTTAAATTCAGATTTTTAAAACGTTTAGTGAGAAAGCTGTCTAACTACAGGTTACCAGGCAGGTGGTAAGAATAACACTGGTGCAGCTTGATTTGTTAGTTACATGGACATAATGTTTTGGTTTGGACCAACCCAAAAGCTTATTTGAATGCCTAATGGCATATCTTCTTGCCATATACGGTTGAGCTATGCTTGGGGAAGAAAAACTAATAGGTCCTTGCCTTCTTTCGTACTTATTAAACCCATGTAAACAGTGTCTAAAGAGGCAAAGAAAgcccaattttattttatcggTGTTCGCAATCAAGCCATTGGTTTGGTATCAAAATCTACAAGTTCTTGCCATCTGTCTGCTTGCATCAAAGACGCAGATTATAGTCCAGCTATATATTGATTGCTGATGAAAAATGGGAACTGGACCAATACTCAGCAATGgcaattaaaactaaataactCTTCTGACATTGGGAAAAAAGCTTAAATATGTAGCTCTTTACACTCATCTTCAGGATTATTATTCAGACCTCCTCTCTAAGAAAGGAAATTAAGAAACAAGCATAGACATGTAGCTCTGTCAGTAGAAAATGCCGCGTCATCTACTAATGATCAGGATATATGTCACCAtggataatataaatataagacaTAAATTCTAGGTGCATACAATGTAACAAATAGGTTAATGTATAGTTGAATGATATGTAATTTGATTACTCTTAAATTAAACATTAATTAGATGATTTATTATctgttaataataattataaatatatatcactaGTTGAACTTAAAACTATAGGTTTGTATGGTTATTACTACCGCTTATCGcatcagtttttatttttatgagtttccttttgttttgtcAAAACATCAGTTTGCCTGTCGGAGTATTATAGAAATGGTCTCCGCATCTTTCGATTCTCAAACTAAATGCTGCCCTGAGTTAGCAGAAGCCAAAGCAGAATCTTAAAAGGACTCCAAGTAGCTCTTCAGACACCATTTGATTCCCCCATTGTCGAAAGTGATTACCAAACGGTTGTGCACTACATTGTCAGTCAAGATGTAGGCAGAAATCCTTTATGCCTTTTGATTGCAGATAAATCGGCCTTGtctatttctttctcttctacTGTGTTCTGCTATGTTCCTAGATTAGCCAATAAGGTGGTCTATAAACTTGCTAGGGTTGCCTTCGAAACTACTATGAAGGATATAATCCTCATTGAGTACGTCCCTTATGCGGTAAGGAAGTCTGTTTCTCTTGATGTTTTATCTGCTTCTTAGTAACGCaaacttttcattttctcaagaaaagaaaaaaaaaaaagaattacagAAATGTGGTATATCATTTCATCACCTCTCTTTCTAAACATATAATCTTTATTAACTTATAATGTTCAATTTGGTAGGCTTACAAAGCCAGAAAAATAAGATCAATTGCCCTCTTAAACAAGTTAGCAATGTATATGGGTAAATAGCTCCGTTGGTACTAAAGTCACGATCTATGTTTTTAATtggtattaatattttaatatttttttagtacaaaaactttaattttcattatagACAATTGCACTCGTTAGGAGTccgtttaattttttatgacatGGAGGGTCGAGCTCCACATCAATATTCTATTAACTGTCCACATCATACTTAACTTTGGATAAATTGCCTTGTTGGTACCGAATTTTTTTCCACTTGTATCcaaataatactaattcttcaatttatttctttttaatatcacATACATTATTTATGTTTCATTTAATAGTACCTATGGGAATTtcagtaattttttattgatgtgTTATTTAGCGTCATGCTTAAATAAACTTTTGGCTGCCACGTCaacaataaattatcaaaattttaataggtACTAGTGTCACCAAAAGTGTAAGGTAGTAACAATGTAATTCATTTACGGGTTTAGGGAATAGTGTCGGAGGGTTGTATTAGCATTAGtctttcattaatattttagatgagtatttataaaagaagtaTTAGTTATTTTCATGTTTGATCTGGTCCTAAAGATCAGAATGAACGTGGGTTCCAGTTATTCAGAAGTAGTGCTTTGTGGGTGTGTGGAATGATGGTTCGCCTATTGAGCATGTTAGTAGTTTAGGCAAACTGTCAAGTATTGACGAGTTCTTAACTCACATGGTGATTTGCCTTTAAGCGAGTCTCCATTAGCCATCGtagaatgaaataaaaataatgaatatgatattaaaaaaaaattaaagaattggTACTATTTAGATAGAAGTAGCAAAATTTGGGTACCAATATGACAATTTGACATGGACAATTAGTGAAATGCTTATATGGAGCTCGCTCTCCACACCATAAAAAATTGAAcgaatttttaatagttattgTGGTCTGTAATAGAAATTAAAGTTTCGGtactaaaaggaaaaaaattaaagcattGGTATCAATTGAAAACATAGGCCAAAATTTTGGAATCAACAATGTGTATTCTAAGATTTGTTCATGATTTGCATTATGAAAAATCACTGATCGGACAAAGGAATTTAAGCTCCAAATTAAAGTTACAAATAAAGTTCTTGCACATATAATAGCAGTGCATCCATTCCATACATAGCAATTCATTAAAGAATTGCGTATGCAGGTAATTGTACGTGGAGCCATGAGCTCAACATTTAAACAATGACAggaaaaggggaaaaaaaaaagaaggaaagatgTTAAACACTCGCATACTTGTTTCCAAGACTACCATACTTTGTTAGCATAGCTAGGTAGATGTTAAGAATTCAAATCCTTGGTTCAACAGAGCCCCAGTAATCCACAGCTTCAAATTTGGCAAGTTCATgtctttctcattttctttcacctgatttttaacaataatatATGATTAATTTAACAGTTAACTAAACAGCATGCATAAAGTAAATGCTGATTCATGAAAGggtaggaaaaagaaaaagaaatctcaCATTTATAGTGAATGTCAATATAAATCTCTCAGAAGCTGTTGTCAAGTTTGAGCTTTGAATGTTGAAGCTTGTAAGGGACTCAATAGTTCTGTAAAGGGAGACAGCAACACCTTCTGCTTTGTTGCACACCAACCTCACGTAAAACCCTCTTTCTTCTACTTGAAACACATCCATCTGTAAATCCACATGGATAATTTCAGTCAATCAACTGATTAATTAATGTCTCCAAATATATAGCATTTTAAAGTGAATGTTGTGTTGGCCTAAAAATGGAAGAGCAATATTTATCAAGAATCTTCATGAAATAAACCTGTACGATCTTCTTGCAGATTGGGTTATTGTCATATGCAATTCGAGTCTTTCTAGGATTTTTGTTCGATCCTTGATATCTTTCTGTTCTTACTAAGGATGCTTCGAGTCCAGCAATCTCAGTTTTCAGCTTCTTGGCCTGCATTTGCATCTCTTGGACATATAATACAGCGTCTCCGATAATAGAGGCCTTGTCCATCTATACAAtggaataaaagaaacataaaaattaattaatgggtTTCACTCGTTGCATTAGAGTCGTCGTCGTCTCCAGAACTGTGAAGTTCAACAAAAATTAGACCTACCTTAGTTATATTAGGAACCAACGATCGCAGTGCATAAAGCTTCTCCTTCATCCTGCCCCTCCTCTTTCGTTCCGAAATCAAAGTTCTTGACCGATCAGTCTTCGTCTTCCTCCTCGTGGCGGTAGGGGTAGTTGTGGTAGTTCCTGAAGAATGATCTTCTTCCTCGTCAAAATCTTCTTCTAGTTCCTTCATGTCCCCATCAAAACTTGGCAACGAGTAATTTTGATCTGGCACCATTGCACTAGTGTAGATAGGAGTAGTAGCCGTACTAAAATCAAACAATTCCTCCTGATGAGTGGGATTGCCAATTTGGTTATCTACCAACAAGCCATTGATAAGATCGCAATCGAAACGACTAATCTGATCCTCATTTTCTCCTCGGATTAAATCGATGAACTGATCAAAATTAGCTTCCGCAGTGAAATCGTATAGCTCAAAATTATTAGTGTGCACCATTTGGAGGTTTGCATCATTCACCATATCCATTGCTGGAATGACTTAGTGAAGTCTTTTTCGGGGTAACAATCAAGAGGGTAATCTAGATATAAATAATGGTGTGAACGGAATCAAATTGGAAGCTTCTGAcgttagaataattattttattattgctatATGTTGGTTGacaaaactcaaaaataataacaataaataatgtCTTTGTGTCTCAAAGTGACTGTTGGTTATGTGTTTTCATGTATTTAACGTTTCTAAACATCTGGTGGGTTCTTTCTTGAGTTCCAACAACTTTGCCATCTTAGattctttgaaagaaaataaattacaagaaaaaaaattatataaaaagaagttaatttttagatacaacattttgttttgatgctaattaaatactaattatgaaaattaatgtGCTTATAACTTATTGAAATGCAATGTGGAAGGAATCAGATCCTAGAGTTTCTGACGCATGGACACTCGTCATTTGAAATACTATTGGCTTCTACTTATTAAGCAAATCCAGCTACAGAGGATTtgagttttatatatataattgcaGTAATTAACTGGTGTAGCTGAAAGAAATGTAATTTGATAACAATGGCAACAGGGTGTTTTAGAATACCAAATTTGATCTGACTctgttaaaaattaagtacGTAGCTgtaagattttaatatatcaGTTCAGGATGAGTAGCAGTGATAAACATAATGAGTGGCATTTTGATATATGTGATATGGGTAccactaatataattaatccatttataaaagtaaatttatatcaatgattttaaagtaaatttgtatattctaatttattttagttataatatttgtttgaaataaattgatttttgagttatttgtataatttatttaatgtgttacgtatttttgttaatattttcttatgctttatctttcttttccaAACAAAAGTATTCATTGATATAAATCAGCTTCTTACAGATAATTGAAGCTGGAACAAAGAGctgcttatatatatattaaattttctattaattatattattatttaaaaaataaataacattcTGAACCAAGCTATCAGGCTGTCTTAAATATATCTGGAAGGAGCCTATGCTAGCACAATGCcatgtaaaaataaagatacaGGGCTTGCTTTGCCAAATTATTAGCAGCCCAATTACACAACCTGGGAGGATAACTAAACTCCTAAACTCAAAGCTATTGCTTTTATGGTTTTACGGTAAATTCTAAAGTGCTGTAGTTtataatgatttaatttttttaatgtgtttatgtatttatttaataaaaatttataaaattttagtcaAGTTTCacataaaaagatttaatatgTAACTTTTTacatactaaaattattatttttttgtatataaattgcattttgaaacttttttatataaatttgatctaagtttttattgaataaatatataaaaatattaaaaaaaaaaagtcgaAATGCCTTAATTAATTGGTTAGAATAATTAAGCTTCAAGGTTTCTAACCGTGTTGGGAAGTTTCAACTCAAAAACCAGGATTCAGAACTCAGCTTTACATTTTAAATTGCCTTCCAGAATCTTAAAGAAAGTCAAATGTTTGATGTCTATGCCACAAATAGTGAAAAGCCGAGGGCAAATAATATCATCATCAGAAACGGAAACTATTGAGTAGAACATCTAAGGCATCATCACATATCCATTTAGATTCTTCTTATACATAATCAATATCTCACTCATAATAAATAGAGTCTGGTTACTTTGAATGAGAGCAAATAATAAGGTTCCGGAATCAATTCCATCATCAAAAATGGAAACCATTGACTAAGGCACATTACATCTTCTAGATTCTTCTTAAATCatagtttaataattaataacttattgagaaaaaaaattataagtttttattaattttaataaaaattgtatacaattttttattatatagaatattaaattagctttcactctatttaaaatatataaattttaaatttcgtAAATGAATTCTATAAACCAAATCATATGTAAGTGATTTAatgtaaaattctttttttttttttagaacaTTCCGAATTCttagagaaaaattatattaaatatatatgagaaaacttacatgttaaacaatattattttatattaattaatttcttgatgATTCCGAAATATTGATCAAAATGGCTTCTTCAGCCACAATGACAACttgcaaaaataattaaacaaattgaATTTGACGGTAGACAATTTTCATCAGTAAATAGGAAATTCCATCACTAAAGCAATACATCaagaaaaaatgttaaaatattcgttgctgaaaaattaattaaattaccattttaaaaaatttaaaagtacatatataaattaaataattaaccaAGTCAGATAATATAAagatacttattttttaaaattttctataatcaaatatttcattGTATTATATGCTTGACTTATACATATTCCCAacacacacacaaaaaaagaatatatataaaaaggaaaGTAAAATATTGCAATAATTCATTCATACGTGGAGATTGGGAAGTCCAATGTGTAATTGAGTGAGACCAATCTAATTTTGGCTAaactaatttcttaaataatcacatactctaataataaaatgtttaatctaaacattataataaatcttaaatGAACGTGTGTCACACAAATTAAGTACGCCAAGCAGTCAATTAATGGACGCCCAGCACATGTCCTTATCCAATCAATTACCTCCATCTTGCTTAAACTATAATTAACAAATTGCCAAAGCCTTCTCAGCAAGGATTTGCCACGAGTCCACCATGTGTTCTAACCATTATCTCATGTCTCAACACTTTAGGCTcctttgagaaagaaaaaaataaattattatggtatttttaaatatttgagaaagaaaagggctaaaaataatttataattctattttgttcTGGTTTGAAAGTTAAGCCACATCAACATAGGAACTCTCCCCCAGGGTCCTAGCAGGTTTCATCTGACACTTCTTATTCCTGGGATAGACTTGCTTTCATGTGTCTAGATTGGAGGAAAATAGCCACAGGGCTCTCCCTGCTCTAttattttcaacttaaaaaattattgtcaaATAACATTTTCTAATAGAATAAGTTATTTCCCACGAAACAAACAGAACCTTAATCTTGTCACCagattaattttaacaaaaacaattaGTAGAAACTAACTGCTTCCCTTCTTGCTTCTCAAATGCTAGGGATGATGTACATTGCAGCCTGGAAAATGacttattttacatatttaataaaggaaaaaagtcTTCTTATACAAACATATCTTAAATACTGTATCCCCTGAATTAATGACTAGGTTAGGTCATATATCCCCATGttgtgattttcttttttcctctcatTTTCTCCACATTTTCTATACAAATCCAAAACTTAGTCAATCtctgaatttaatttaatccttTTCAAATATGTCTAAAGTATGGCATAATTgtcataatttataaacttcAACTCCTTCAAATAAGTTATTCTCATTGGCACTGTGGGCTTACTGttaatc is a genomic window containing:
- the LOC8275242 gene encoding transcription factor FER-LIKE IRON DEFICIENCY-INDUCED TRANSCRIPTION FACTOR, whose translation is MDMVNDANLQMVHTNNFELYDFTAEANFDQFIDLIRGENEDQISRFDCDLINGLLVDNQIGNPTHQEELFDFSTATTPIYTSAMVPDQNYSLPSFDGDMKELEEDFDEEEDHSSGTTTTTPTATRRKTKTDRSRTLISERKRRGRMKEKLYALRSLVPNITKMDKASIIGDAVLYVQEMQMQAKKLKTEIAGLEASLVRTERYQGSNKNPRKTRIAYDNNPICKKIVQMDVFQVEERGFYVRLVCNKAEGVAVSLYRTIESLTSFNIQSSNLTTASERFILTFTINVKENEKDMNLPNLKLWITGALLNQGFEFLTST